The window CTTCGCAGTCAAAGACCCTTGCAGGTCCGGAAAAATGGTACATAGCAGGATCCATTGCTATGGGTTTTGTTATCCCAGTCCCCGGAGCAAGGTTACCCCGCATCACTGCCAGGCCGCCTGATCTGCCGAAAGGGTCTTCCTTGGTGCGGATCACACGCCGGTCAATGCCGAACTGATCAGACCATGCGCCAAGATTTTCTCTGAGATCCTTGCCTGTCACGGTCATGCATGAAAGATCGATGTCCTCCCCCAGTTCCTTCATGACCTGCGGGATCCCTCCGGCGCGGTAGAAGTCCTCCATGTCGTAGCAAGAAGCAGGGTTCACCATCGCTATAGAAGGTATAGTCTCACTTGCCCTGTCGTATATTTTCATCATAGTCTCTGCGTCTGTCCCTATCTCGTGTGCTATTGCCGAGAGATGGATGAAAGTATTTGTGGAGCCTCCCGTGGCGACCATTATCTTAGCTGCGTTTTCAAGGGAGTTCCTTGTTATTATGTCTCTTGCAGTAACGCCTCTTTTTACAAGCTCCACAATTTTAATGCCGGTCATTTCGCCGGACCTGAACCTTTCGGATGCTGTCGCGGGGATCAGGGACGAACCGGTGAGGGACATGCCCATAGCCTCTGCCGCACAGCCCATCGAGTTCGCGGTGCCGTAGTATGAGCATGAACCGCATGAGGGTGCTGCATTGTCTTCAAGCATTGATAAAGTCTCTTTGCTTATCCGTCCGGCGCTCAGCATCCCCACAGCCTCCGATACGGAGGTGGAGTCGCTCTTACGCCCGTCAAAGGAAACGCCCCCGGCCATTGGACCTCCGACAAGCAATATCGCCGGAATTCCCAGCCTTGCTGCTGCCATCAGCATACCGGGGACTATCTTGTCGCACGATCCAAGCATAACAATGCCGTCCAGCCTGTGGGCCTCCGCCATTGCTTCGATGTCACATGCTATAAGGTCTCTGGTGGGGAGTATGTATTTCATACCGTTATGTCCGCATGACTGCCCGTCACAGGCAGCTATTACACCAAACTCGACTGCCATTCCGCCGGCCCTGTATATGCCTTTTTTGACAAATTCGGAAAGTTGTCTTAGGTTGTAATGTCCGGGCACCAGTTCGTTCCACGCGTTCGCTATCCCTATTAGAGGCCCTTTTAGGTCCTCGTCAGAGAAGCCCATGGATTTATAGAGGGCCCTGTTTTCGGTAAAGACCGGATCTGAAAGTATTTCGGAGCTTCTGAATTTCATCTGGATCCCACCACCTTCAGATCTATTTACTTGAGGAAATAATCCTTCATTATATTGCTCTCGCTTTTTGCGATATGTTCGTAGAGCAGAGAAGAGAGGCCCCTGGCATCCCTCTCACGAAGTTTTTCCAATATCTCAACGTGCTGGCCGATCGTTTCGTGGATGTTCGCGAGGGACTGTGCAGAAAGTTTCTGGAAGCGCTGGATCTGGGCATGGTATGTGGTTATGATCGCGCCGATCCGTTTATTGGTCGCATATTTGGTGATCGTCATGTGGAGGAGGAGATCCATTTCTGAGACCTTAGAGAGAGATACTTCCCCAGCCAGCACTGCCCTTTTTAGGGCTTTCCAGCCTCTTTCCATCTCGTCGATCTCCCCATCGGGTATCCTATTGACTGCAGAGAGTGCTGCAAAGGGTTCCAGAAGTTTGCGAATGTCGTATATCTCTTTCAGGTCTTCGAGGGATATTTCTGATACAAATGCGCCTTTTTGGGGAATTATCTTGACGTATCCGTCCTGTTCCAAACTCCTTAGTGCCTCACGGATAGGTGTCCTGCTGACCCCTATCTCCCTGGCAAGAAGGTTCTCCGGCAAGGGTGTGCCCATTTCAAGTTCCCCTGATTCAATTGCGTCACGGATCCATTCGTATGCTTTTGTCCAGCTGGCTTTTTCATGGTCGTGTGTCAATTAGATCCCCCA is drawn from Synergistaceae bacterium DZ-S4 and contains these coding sequences:
- a CDS encoding GntR family transcriptional regulator — encoded protein: MTHDHEKASWTKAYEWIRDAIESGELEMGTPLPENLLAREIGVSRTPIREALRSLEQDGYVKIIPQKGAFVSEISLEDLKEIYDIRKLLEPFAALSAVNRIPDGEIDEMERGWKALKRAVLAGEVSLSKVSEMDLLLHMTITKYATNKRIGAIITTYHAQIQRFQKLSAQSLANIHETIGQHVEILEKLRERDARGLSSLLYEHIAKSESNIMKDYFLK
- the ilvD gene encoding dihydroxy-acid dehydratase, producing MKFRSSEILSDPVFTENRALYKSMGFSDEDLKGPLIGIANAWNELVPGHYNLRQLSEFVKKGIYRAGGMAVEFGVIAACDGQSCGHNGMKYILPTRDLIACDIEAMAEAHRLDGIVMLGSCDKIVPGMLMAAARLGIPAILLVGGPMAGGVSFDGRKSDSTSVSEAVGMLSAGRISKETLSMLEDNAAPSCGSCSYYGTANSMGCAAEAMGMSLTGSSLIPATASERFRSGEMTGIKIVELVKRGVTARDIITRNSLENAAKIMVATGGSTNTFIHLSAIAHEIGTDAETMMKIYDRASETIPSIAMVNPASCYDMEDFYRAGGIPQVMKELGEDIDLSCMTVTGKDLRENLGAWSDQFGIDRRVIRTKEDPFGRSGGLAVMRGNLAPGTGITKPIAMDPAMYHFSGPARVFDCEEDANRAILDGKIKDGDVLVIRYEGPKGGPGMREMYFAMKLLYGRGLAKKTAIITDGRFSGTNNGCFVGHISPEAAEGGPIAAVRDGDIIIIDVENKKLDVDLSPEELEARLKEWKRPPQKELKGILGIYAKLAASAAEGGMMKV